The Methanobrevibacter sp. nucleotide sequence CCTCACATAATCGAAGAGGGATTCAGACCGACAGTAAGGGAATATGCCACTGAACATGGATTTATAGACATATTAGGCAAGGATAGCGAAGGAAACCTGATGGTCTTGGAATTGAAGGCACGTAAAGCTGGAGTGGCTGCTGTTAAGCAGATAAGAAGATATCTGACTGATTTTGAAAATAAGGAAAATAAAGAAATCAAAGGCAGAAACGGAGAGAAGCAGAAAGTCAGAGGAATACTTGTAGCCCCTTCAATAGGTGATGATGCCCTTGAACTGTTGGAAGAGGAAGGAATTGAATTTGTAGCCATAGAACCTCCAAGAGAACTTAAAAGAGATAAAAAAGTAACTCTGGATGCCTTTGGATAAATAAAACTAAAAGAATATATCTTGTGAAAAACAATTATAATATACTAATTAATATACTGATTAATAACTGATTATTATGGATTTCATTTCAACATTATTGATTGCAATTGCACTTGCAATGGATGCATTCAGCGTTTCACTTACAAAAGGATTCACCTTAAAGAAAATCACTAAAAGCCAAATCCTATGGTTTGCAATATTCTTTGGAGGATTCCAGGCATTCATGCCAGTACTTGGATGGTTAGGCGGAATCCAATTGGAATGGCTAATTACCACTTTTGCGCCATGGGTTGCATTCATTCTACTTCTTCTGATTGGTTCAAATATGATCAGAGAGAGCTTATCTGGTGATGGAGAAGCGGAAGAAGATTCAGATAACTTTTCCTTTAAAGAACTAACTCTCCTTGCAATAGCTACAAGCATCGATGCATTTGCAGTTGGAATAACCTATGCGGTATTGAATACAGACATTCTGATTCCAATAATAATGATTGGCGTTACAGCATTCATATTTACAATCATTGGGCTTTATTTAGGTAAAAAAATAGGAAATTACTTTGGAGGCAAGTTTGAAATACTTGGTGGAGTGATCTTAATATTGCTTGGTGTGAAAATCCTTCTTGAAGGACTTGGAATATTGGTTTTATAAATTAATAAAAAAAGAATTAGAAAAGATTTTGATCAAGGTTTTTGACCGAAGGTCAAAAAGCTTGGTTATATGTTTAATACAAATCTTTCTCCGCTTAATTCTTTTAGACGCTTTATCTCTTCCATCTGATGCCTTTTGGCAAAATCATTGTATGGCTTTGGAGATAAGGTGTGTCCATCATACTCCAACTTATAAATGACAAATTCATCAGTGTCCAAAGCTATTGTGTCCTCTGCTCCCTTCAATTCGACACTGTTCAATTCATCCATAATCAATTCATGCTCTTTTTCTTCCAATTCTATAAGCTCATCAATGTCTCTTGAAGCAAAGCTTGGATTGAATTGCATAGCCAAACCGATCATCCCATTGATTTCCTTTCCTCCAATCTCAAAAACAGAAGCCCTTATATGATCCATATGCTTTACCATATGGTCTAAAGTCGGTTTGGTTACTGGGATTTCACTTGCAGTTCCTAAAATGTTTATCTCATAATCATTTTCCCATTTTCCAATCTTATAAACTGCATAATTGATATTATCACATTTAATCTCTTTTTCTTCAGCCATTTTATCACATTTATAATTTTAAAAATAAGTTAATTAAATCTTTTTAACTAGATATTATTTTCTTATTACTAAATAAAATAGTTTACTTAAAAGAATTAGAAATATCTTAAATTTTAAATAAGATTAAATAAAAACATAATAATAGTATATTAATTTATATTAATAATTTAAATTAATCTTTATTCTAATTATCAAAGTAGGAGGTTAAAATTTGGTAAAATATTGTCAAGAGTGTGGAAATGCAAGTTATGACAGTGCACCGATTTGTGGTAACTGTGGTGCTAAACTGCCTCCAAAATCTGAAGCAAATGCTAGACCACCTAAATTAGACGGACAATACAAACCTGGAGTGATCACCAGCACCAACGATTCAATATTCGCTGGCAAGTCCTCTGGATTTGGAAAAGGATTGTCTGATAAATTAGGCGGATTCGATTTAAGCAAATTCAGCAGCGTTGCTAAAGAGAAAGAAGAAAGTCATGCTCAAACCCAAGTAAGTTCAAAACCTTCATTCAGCAAAACCGCAACTGAAGGATTTAAACAGAAGGATAAGGGAATAAAAGACCCTGCTAAGAAATTCGGCACTCCAAAGACCGAAGAAAACGCAAAAGAAATCAAAAAGGAAAGTCCTAAGAAAGAGAAAATTAAAATTCCTAAAAAAGAGAAAAAAGAGAAGAAGGCCAAAACCAAAGTCATTGAAAAATCAGAACCTGCTGGTTCCGGCATCAATATCAGAAAAATAGCAATTGTCGCTATCCTGGCGATAATCATTCTCTTGATTGCAGGAATTGGATTCAATGGACTCCAAAACCAAACTACTGATGAAGTAAAAACATATACTGATGGCATTATCAACTTTGACTATTCTGGAAACTGGTCCATGTACAACAATACAAATGGAAACGGCAATTCCAGTGATATTGCATTTAAGACCAAAGATAATACCTTAATTGGATTCACTACAATTCAAAGCGATGACATCACATATGATAAGATCATAAGCGATGTCAATGCGACTGCACAATCCTTGAATGGAGAGGTTTTAGAAGCGAAAACTGTTGATGTTGGCGGAATTCCATCCCTGGAAATGACAATAAGCACTGCAGACCAAGGATATTCAAGATATATCTGTACCTTACGTGATGGAGTATACTACAGCTTTGTCATAAACAATGGAAAATCCAACAACAAGGACATCAGTGCTTTGAATACAACTGAAATCCAAAATATGATTAATAGTATTAGTTTCCCAACAGAGGACTATGCTGGTGCAGATGGTGCTACAGCAGCTTAAAACTAATCTATTAATTTTTTATTTTTTAACTTCCACTTGAAAATAATTCTTTCTTTTTTATTTTTCTTTTTTTTAATCTTTAACTGATTTTAAATTTTTCTATTTTTAATATTTATATACAAATTCTCGAGGTAAAAAACATGAAATCAATTAAAATAGCCCTTTGCCAAATGAATGTGGTTGACAATAAGGAGAAAAACATAGATAAGGCTATTCAAATTATTAAGGAATCCAAACAGCAAGGAGCTGATTTGGCTGTTCTTCCGGAAATGTTCAATTGCCCTTATGAAAATGAGAAATTCATAGAATATGCTGAAGAATTAGCTGACAGCAAGACTTTAAATGAAATAGCTGAAATTGCAAAGGAAGAGAACATTCATGTTCTAGCAGGATCAATTCCTGAACTTGAGAGGAATAAAGAAACTGAATCCATATACAATACTGCAGTTTTCTTTGACAATAAAGGAAAAATATTGGGAAAACATAGGAAAATGCATCTTTTTGACATTGACGTTAAAGGCAAGATCTATTTCAAGGAATCTGACACCTTAAGTGCAGGAAATGAATTTACAATAATAAAAACCGATTTGGCCACAATAGGAATTGGAATCTGCTATGACATAAGATTTGTTGAACTGTCAAGAATAATGGCATTGAATGGTGCAGAGATACTGATTTTCCCAGGAGCATTCAATTTAACAACCGGCCCTGCACATTGGGAGCTTCTATTCAGATCAAGGGCATTGGACAATCAAGTTTATGCAATAGGAGTGGCACCGGCACTTGATAAGGATGCAAGTTACAATTCATATGGACATTCAATAGCTGTCAATCCATGGGGAGAAGTGATTGAAGAATTGGATTACAACGAAGATTTAAGAATCGTTGAAATAGACCTGGATGAAATAAAAAGAGTTAGAGAAGAGATTCCAGTTTTAAAGAATAGAAGAGCCGATTTATACGAATTAAAAGAAAAGTAAAAAAATGTTCATGAAAAAAACATGAAAT carries:
- a CDS encoding manganese efflux pump MntP family protein, producing the protein MDFISTLLIAIALAMDAFSVSLTKGFTLKKITKSQILWFAIFFGGFQAFMPVLGWLGGIQLEWLITTFAPWVAFILLLLIGSNMIRESLSGDGEAEEDSDNFSFKELTLLAIATSIDAFAVGITYAVLNTDILIPIIMIGVTAFIFTIIGLYLGKKIGNYFGGKFEILGGVILILLGVKILLEGLGILVL
- a CDS encoding carbon-nitrogen hydrolase family protein; this translates as MKSIKIALCQMNVVDNKEKNIDKAIQIIKESKQQGADLAVLPEMFNCPYENEKFIEYAEELADSKTLNEIAEIAKEENIHVLAGSIPELERNKETESIYNTAVFFDNKGKILGKHRKMHLFDIDVKGKIYFKESDTLSAGNEFTIIKTDLATIGIGICYDIRFVELSRIMALNGAEILIFPGAFNLTTGPAHWELLFRSRALDNQVYAIGVAPALDKDASYNSYGHSIAVNPWGEVIEELDYNEDLRIVEIDLDEIKRVREEIPVLKNRRADLYELKEK